A segment of the Moorena sp. SIOASIH genome:
CTTCCTCGGCTTCCTGGTTTCTCTGGTCGGGTTAGTTGATGAGTTTATTACTGCCCAGATTGTCATTCAACGGCTCACAGAAGTCATCGACGCCACCCCAGAAGACGAAAACGACTTCAAAAAGCCCTGGGCCCAAATTCCCGGCAATGCAGATATTAGCTGCACTAACCTCAACTTCCACCATGCCGGTAGAGTTGACCTGCTGCAAGATTTTTCCTTCACGATTCCAGGGGGTAAAGCCATTGCCTTGATTGGTAAATCTGGCTGTGGCAAAAGTACCCTCGCTAAGCTAATTGCTGGTTTATATTCCCTCGGATCTGGTAATATCCGCTATGGTCTCTACAACCAGCAAGACCTCTCAATAGAATGCCTGCGGCAGCAGGTAGTGCTGGTGCCCCAAGAAGCCAACTTCTGGAGTCGCTCGATCATTGACAACTTCCGCTTTAGCCATCCGGACGTCAGCTTTGAGAGCATTGTCGAAGCTTGCCAGATAGTCGGTGCCGATGAGTTTATTAGCGAACTTCCTCACAAATATCAAACGGTCTTAGGGGAATTTGGTGCGAACCTCTCTGGTGGTCAAAAGCAAAGATTAGCGATCGCCAGAGCGATAGTCACCGACCCGCCAATACTGATTTTAGATGAATCCACTGGCGCTCTCGATCCGGTGAGCGAAGCCCAAGCGCTAGATAAATTGCTCTCCCACCGACAGGGCAAAACCACAATTATGATTAGCCATCGCCCCAAAGTGATTGAGCGTGCCGATTGGATTGTCATGCTCGAAAAAGGGAAATTGAAAATCTCTGGCACCCCAAAGACTCTGCGTTATCAAGCTGGGGACCACTTAGACTTTCTAGACGACGTTCACCCATCAACGAACGGTTTGCTAGTTAAATCGGATAGTTTTCATGCTAACGGCAGTTCTCCCAACAGTGCCCTGGGTTAAGTTAAACCCTAACCCTAAAATAGGCCTCTGGAGCAGGGGAGAAAGATTTTCATCATGCATGTTGTGGGTGAAGCGAAGCTATCCCGTAGGGAATGGCCGCCCATGGGGTTTTATATCATTATTAATCCTATATTAAAAGTTTCTGACATCTATTGCAAGTATAAAAAACCGAAAACTAGAAATACAAAGATCATGGTTAGCAACTCCGACACAGAATTCCTGCCCCCAGTTCAAGAAAACGAATTTCTGCCGCCGATTAGTCGTTGGACTACCTTTGGCGGACTGTTTATCGTCACTGCTGTGGGTCTAGCCATCCTGCTTGCCTCTGTGATCAAATATAAGGAAACCGTCAAAGCACAGGCTGTCCTCCGTCCTGCTGGTGAATTACGGATTGTTCAGGCTGCCACCGAGGGAAGGATTAGAAGCATCTCTGTCAAAGAAAATCAACTTGTTAAACAAGGAGATATAATTGCCACTATCGATGACTCCCGCCTCCAAACCAAAAAAAGTCAACTGATTAGCCATATTAGGCAGGGGCAGCTACAACTTATTCAAATCAAGGCCCAGATTAGGGCTCTTAATCGCCAGATCAGTGCAGAAACAGACCGCACCAACCTTGCTGTTGCCTCAGCTGAAGCTGAACTGAGCCGCCGTCGCCGGGACTATCGAAATCAGCAGATTACCGCCAACACTGGAGTTGAAGAAGCCGAGGCAAACTTAAGGTCAGCTGAAGCTGCTTTGAGTGCAGCTAGGGCGAAGCGAGATCGATATCAGCCGATAGCAAACACCGGAGCCATTTCTAAGGAGCGATTGAGGGAAGCACAACTAGCATTTGAGCAGCAACAACAACAGGTTCAGGCAGCCCAAGCTAGGTTACAAAATGCCAAAGCTGCCCTTAATCCCAGTGATGCACAAGTGGCGATCGCTCAACAGCAGATTGCCCAAGAAAAAGCTACGGGTCAAGCCACTCTCGCTACCTTAGACAAAGAACACGAAGCCCTAATCCAGCAGCGAACTGAAATTAACAAACAGCTTGAGGGCAACACCCATGAACTTCAACAAGTGAAAATCGACCTGGGTCAAACCGCCATTAGAGCCACAGCCGACGGTATCATCTCCAAACTCAACCTGCGAAACTCTGGTCAAACTGTGCGCTCAGCAGAGGAAATCGCTCAAATTGTCCCCACTGATGCCTCCTTGCTGGTCAAGGCTGGGGTGGCACCTGCCGACATTGGCAAGCTGGAAGAAGGCCAAAACGTACAAATGCGGGTTTCTGCCTGTCCTTATCCAGACTACGGCACTCTTAAAGGCGTGGTCAGCCAAATTTCCAAGGATAGCATTAAACCTCAAGGGAATGGTGCTACTACAGGTGCCCCCACTGCTTCCAGCCAGAAAGGGGTTGCAGCTACTGCCTTCTACGAGGTAACGATAGAGCCAGAAAGCCTTTCTTTAGGTCAGGGCAAAAAGCAGTGTACCATTCAATTGGGGATGGAGGGCAGAGCTGATATTATTTCAAAAGAAGAAACTCTACTCCAATTCCTTCTTAGGAAGGCAAGGCTGAGCGTAGACTTGTGAGGTTATTAGACCTCTTGCCAAAAAATTGGCTTACACTTTCAGCCACTTCATTATCATGTTTCCGTTTCCAGAGCTTATTGGAAGATAGGTAGACTTCTGTTAAGGCGAATCCTATAGATAAAAAGGCGAAAACATAAAGGATTTTTTTGATAATTTCAATTATAAGCTAAATGATATATATTTACCTGTGTTTAAGGGAGTGCCAATTTGGAGCAATTTGTAATTTGGATGAGGCTCTTGGAATAGTTATCAGTAACAGTTATTGAACACAATATAAATCAAATATTTTTTATATAAAACTGTAAAATTTTGTGAAGACATTCGTCCTTTATCTTTAACAAAAATCGCGGAATTACCCACCCTCTTCCAGGGTGTTGAAGTTACCGTAAGGTACTGGTCGCCTTTATGGTTAGTCGGCTATGCATAAAAAGGTTAAAACTTTTTGATTAAGGCTACCCTATCCTAAGGTTTCGTCTCTCGGATGGATAGCGAGCCAAGTATTTGACTCATGCCTTGACATCTTACAGTGAAATGCATATAATATTAAGCAAGGTCGATAACGAGGTTGAGTGCAGTGAAACATAAATCCGTCAAAGTCAGAATCTATCCTAATCAAGAGCAAGTTCAAATCCTTGCCCAACATTTTGGGTGCGCTCGTTGGTGGTGGAACTACGCACTGAATCAGTGTATAGAAACTTACAAGGAAACGGGCAAAGGTCTGAAACAATCTGCACTCAATTCCATGCTCCCAAAACTTAAAAAACAAGAAGAGACCAAATGGTTAAAAGATTGTTACTCTCAGGTCTTACAATCTGTTAGTCTAAATCTGAGCCGTGCGTATCAAAATTTCTTTGAGAGTAGAGCTAAATATCCTAGATTTAAGTCATACCATCACCGCCAATCAATTCAGTATCCCCAAAATGTCAAACAAGTAAGGGATTGTCTTAAATTTCCTGGGAAACTGGGAGTTGTAAAAGCGGTAATTCATCGCCCACTGGATGGAGAAATCAAAACTGTAACAGTCAGCAAAACTCCTTCTGGGAAGTATTATGCTTCTGTTCTGATGGAGTATGAAAGTGGTAGCTTAAAGTCGTCCACTGAGGTGCGACCCGTGGCGAATTTAATTCGCCAACGGAAAGCGCACCTAGGGAAGGTGGTCGGTATTGATTTAGGTATCAAAGATTTTGCGATTACTTATGACGGTGAAAAAATCTCTAAGTTCAGTAATCCTAAACACTTAGCTAAGTACGAAAAGAAGTTAGCCAAAAAACAGCGTATTGCTGCCCGAAAGAAAAAAGGAAGTAGTGGGTGCAAAAAGGCCAGAAAGATTGTAGCTAAGGTATACGAGCGAATTGGAAATGTCCGCCAAGACTACCTACATAAGCTGTCTAGAAAAATAGTAGATCAGAATCAAGTAGTGGTAGTCTAAAACCTAAATGTCAAGGGCATGGTTCGTAACCATAAATTAGCTAAAGCAATTTATGATATGGGTTGGGGAACCTTTGTCAATTTTATTTCTTACAAGTGCGAAAGCGATGCAGCGCGGTCTTGGGGGTTTCCCCCATGAGCGACTGCATCAAGACAGAGAAGGAAAAGTGTTAGTTGAAATAGACCGATGGTTCCCTAGTTCCAAAACCTGCTCTAATTGTCATTATCGAATCAAAGAGTTGCCACTGGATGTTAGGACTTGGACTTGTCCAAGTTGTGGAACTCACCACGACAGAGATGGTAATGCGGCAAAGAATATTAGAGCAGAAGGGATCACAATGCTATCCTCCTCTGGGACGGGGGAGGTCAACGCCAATGGAGAAGAAGTAAGACCAAGACGTGGACGCCCGTCCAAGTTAAGGCATTCTTCCGTGAAGTTGGAAGCCACGACCTCAACAACGTAGGTCGTGGTAGTTCACTCTTTACTAATGTAATTACTAGTTAACATAAACTCTTTAAGAAGATTGTATAGAAAAACACTATTTACCCTAACCACCATAGTCCTAGTCACCAGTATCCTGGGCGCTTGCACCAAGGAACCTTCCCCCCCTGAAACTAAGTCTAATCTCAGGCTGACTCCAGAAGGTTTGGGTACACTCAACAAAACCAGCAACTTTGATGCTGATACCATCAAGAGTGCTTTGCCCAGTTATACCGTTAAAAAAGAAACCACCTCTGCTGAAGGCGAAACTTACGATATTTTCAAAGCCTACTGGCAAGATAGCCCGGTAGTGGAAATCGATGCCGACATCTCCCAGCAGAAAATCGGCAGGATTGAAGTGCTAAGCGATCGCATCCCTGGCCCAAAGGATGTGAAGGTAGGAATAGCCTACTCAGCCACTCCTGGAAACGAGAAACTAGACTGCTTCCCAGGTGAGGAAGGGTCCACGGGGAAAGTGATTTGTAGGTTTGAGGAAAATGCCTCGATCTTATACATCTACCAACCCCTTAACTGGGAAGGGCCTTATCATAAGTTACCTCCCCAAGAGGTTCTGACCAAGGCTAAGCTAGATAGTCTACTTTGGGTATCACGCTAGTGCGCAAATAGCAAAAATTAATTACTAATTAGTGCTCTAATTACCGCTTTTTCAGGGCTGGGGAATTGCTCAATGGTGTCTTTGCTGAAGATTCCAACAGCAAACCATACTCAATACCTTCCACCACAGCTTCATAGGACGCTTCGAGAATATTACTAGAAACCCCCACAGTTGTCCAGCGTTCTTCTCCATTGCTCGATTCCACTAGCACCCTTGTCTTAGCCGATGTGCCAGCAGCACCATCCAGAATCCGCACTTTGTAGTCAGTTAGATGGAAAGCCGCAATCTCTGGGTAAAAATTCACTAAGGCTTTGCGCAAGGCTGCATCAAGGGCTGACACCGGTCCATTGCCTTCTGCTACTTCCAGAATATCCTGGTTGTTAACAGATACTTTAATGGTTGCCACAGAATTACTGTAGGGTCTACTGACCCCTTGTAGCATATCGCAATGTATCTGACAGCCTTTGAGTTCAAAGGGATGTTCTCGATATCCCAAAGCATCCCGCATCAACAAATCAAAACTGGCTTCCGCTGCTTCAAATTGATACCCTTCATTTTCCAGATCTTTGAGGCGTTCCAGGATTTCGCGACAGGCGGGGTCTTTTTTATCCAGGTCATGACCGAAACTACGGGCTTTTGCTAATACATTGCTCAATCCCGACTGGTCAGAAATTACGATCCGACGTTGGTTACCAATCTGTTCTGGCTGAATATGTTCATAGGTCAGAGGATTCTTTGCCACCGCTGAAACATGGATGCCACCTTTGTGAGCAAAGGCTGAACGACCCACAAAGGCAGCATGGTCATTGGGAGCAAGATTAACAATCTCGCTAATTAAACGACTAGCTTGGGTCAGTCTGGCCAGCTGATTATCTTCAATACAGCGTAACCCTTGCTTCAACTGTAAGTTAGGAATCACAGAACAAAGATTGGCATTACCACAGCGTTCACCATAACCATTAATCGTTCCCTGAACCATACAGGCTCCCTCAGATACCGCAGCTAAGGCATTAGCAACCGCTGTATCGGAATCATTATGGGTATGGATTCCTAACATCGGTTGTTCGCGTAGCGTGGCCTTTAGGCCAAGGTTAGCAGGTTGAAGGTTAGCAGGTTGAAGGTTAGTTTCGGTTGCAGGTTGGAGGTTAGCAGGTTGAAGGTTAGTTTCGGTTGCAGGTTGAAGGTTAGTGTCGGTTCCAGGTTGAAGGTTAGTGTCGGTTCCAGGTTGAAGGTTAGCAGGTTGAAGGTTAGCAGGTTCAAGGTTAGAACCTTCAACATTCAACCTACCAACCTTCAACTCTTTAGCTACATTCAACCTTCCAACTTTCAACTCATTTTCAACATTCAACCTTCCAACTTTCAACTCTTTAGCTACATCTCTAACAATGTGACCAATTTCCTGGGGTAGGGTACCACCGTTGGTGTCACACAGTACTAGCCATTCTGCACCCGCATCTCTAGCAGCTATCAGGGTTTTGAGGGCATACTCTCGATTGGCTTTATAGCCATCAAACCAATGTTCTGCATCGTAAATCACCCGACGCCCTTGACTACGGAGGTATTCTATAGTATCCCGAATCATGGCTAGGTTTTCGTCTAGGCTAGTTTTCAGCCCTTCGGTGACATGAAGATCCCAGGATTTACCAAAAATAGTCACCCAGCGCGTTCCTGCAGCTAAAATAGCTTGCAGCATCCGGTCTTCTGCAGCGATCATGTTTGGCCGTCGAGTTGAGCAAAAGGCTACTACTTCTGCTTGTTTGAGAGGTTCTTCTTTGAGCTTCCAGAAAAATTGCACATCTTTCGGATTTGCCCCTGGCCATCCTCCTTCAATGAAGGGAATACCCAACTCATCCAGTTGTCGAGCAATGCGTAACTTATCTTCTAGAGACAATGAGATTCCTTCACGCTGGGCACCATCCCGCAGCGTTGTATCGTAAATCCAGATGGGGTGAGAAGCTGTTGAAGTCATGGGCAGTTAGAATAGTTGAGTTTATGGTAAAGAAATGTAAATTCTAGTTAAGGGTAAGCTTTGATGGCCTAAAGCTCTGTCAAGGGCAAGGCACGCAGATAACCTTCCGACATTTACCCGCGCTTAGCAGTGTAGGAAGGTTACCGATCTCTTAACCCTTGATATATCAAGAGTATCAAGCGATGCAGCGCGGTCTTGGGGGTTTCCCCCATGAGCAACTGCCGTGGTTTCCCCCACTCGCTATTGCATCAAGACAGAGGACTAGACCAAACTATCTAAAATCTAGATATTTATAAACGCAGCTTATCTAGAACCATCAAACAATAAGACCACCTTGGTGTATTGCCAGATTGGCTCTGTTAACAACATTAAACATAGCTGCATCTAATTGTATTAAAAAATAAGCTACAGATAAGGAGTAATCTTGAATAATGCCTAAAGTAACAGCACAAGGAAAAAGCTTTGAATGTGACCAGGGCAGTAATCTGCGCAAGGTGTTACTAGACCATGGGGTTGCCCTGTACAACGGCAACGCTAAACTAATTAACTGTAGAGGATTAGGCAGCTGTGGTACCTGTGCGGTTGAGATAGACGGGGAAGTATCCGAGCCAAATTGGAAAGATAAAGCTAGGCGATCGCTTCCGCCCCATTCTCCGACAGCAAATCGCCGCTTAGCCTGTCAGACAAAGGTTTTAGGTGATGTTTGTGTTACCAAATATGATGGTTTTTGGGGGCAAGGAGATAAAACTGTCTGGATTCCAGAATCATGAAGTTGCCAATGGTGACTGGAACTTTGGCTGTAGTTAAAACCTAGGGCGTGTCGTCAGTTAAGCCAAACAACAGCAGCAGCGAGATCAATTGCGCCTAAGAAATTTCTGGCAGTTTTATCGTAACCAGTTGCCATGGCACGGTATTGCTTGATTTTAGGGCAGAAATTCTTAAAAGGAGGTCATAAATGGTTGCTGTAAATCAAATTAGACAAACGTTGACCCTGGCGGAGTTTTTAAAACTTCCTGAAACGAAACCTGCTAGTGAATATGTCAATGGACAAATTCAACAAAAACCTATGCCTCAAGGAAAGCACAGCATCCTTCAACGGGAATTGAGTTTTGCTTTAACACTGGCCTTAAAGCCAGAGCGAACTGCCCAGGCATTCCCCGAACTGCGGTGTACCTTTGGTGGGCGATCAATTGTCCCAGACGTTGCCGTCTTTCGTACAGAACGGATTCCTCGTGATCATGATGGCCAAGTGGCCAATTCCTTCAATCTACATCCAGATTGGACCATCGAGATCTTATCCCCCAAGCAGAGCCAAACCAAAGTTATTCGCAACATTCTCCATTGTCTCGACAACGGTACTAACATGGGGTGGTTATTGGATCCGGAAGAGTCCTTCATATTTGTCTATAGTGCCGATAAATCCGTGCAACTGTTTGAGAACTTAGAGGTGGTGTTGCCCGTGCCAGAGTTTGCCGAAGCAGTGCAGCTTAAGGTGGGTGAGATATTTGATTGGTTGAAAGAGTAAACGGATCTTGTAGGATGCGTTCGCGTAGCGGCTCGTACCGAGCATCGCTTTTCTGGTGGGCATGACTGGAACTGAGTCCAGCAACAGTTAAAATCTTAAGCATTCAGCTATCAGCTATCAGCTATCAGCTAATGCGCTACGCGAACGCTACGGCAACAGCTATCAGCCAAAGGCCTGTGGCCACGCTACGGGAACAGTTTATGTCCATAGCACACGCTACAGCAACAGCTTTTGAATAAAATAAGCTGTTCGCGAAGCGTGAGCCTTCGGCTCACGGCTGACGGCTGACCGCTGAATGCTTACTTAAAATCTAACAAACAGGAGGTCATAAATGGTTGCTGTAAATCAAATTAGACAAACCTTGACCCTGGCGGAATTTTTAGAACTTCCTGAAACGAAACCTGCTAGTGAATATGTCAATGGACAAATTCAACAAAAACCTATGCCTCAAGGAGAACATAGTACCTTACAAACTCGTCTGGTTACAGCGATTAATGAAGTTGTTTTACATAAAAAAATTGCCCATGCTTTCACTGAATTAAGATGTACTTTTGGGGGACGTTCTATTGTTCCAGATATTACAGTATTTAGTTGGAATCGTATTCCGAAAACAGAAAAAGGAAGAATTGCCAATAAATTTGAGCTTTATCCTGATTGGGTAATCGAAATTCTTTCTCCTGAACAATCTGCGAATAAAGTTATCAAAAAAATTCTGTTTTGTCTGAAACAGGGAACAGAATTAGGCTGGTTAATTGATCCTGAAGATGAATCAGTGATGATATTTCAAGCGAATCAATTGCCAGAGATTAAATCCAATGAAGAAATTTTACCTGTCTTAGAGAGTCTTAAAGATTGGCAATTATCCGTTGCCGAAATGTTTAGTTGGTTAAGTGTGAACTAATTTTTGGTTGGCGTTTATTTTTGCCATTCAACTGAGTAAGAGATCAAATATCAATGATCGTAAGCATATGCGCTACGCGCACGCTGCGCGAACAGCCGTCAGTTGTCAGCCGTCAGCCATTCCCATAGCGTGGCCTTTGGCAAAGGCGCATAAGCTGAAAGCTGAAAGCTGAACGCGCACGCGTGCGCGTAGCGCATAAGCTGATAGCTGATAGCTTACCAATGATCAATGACCAATTACCCAAGCTTGAAAAGAGCGATGCTACTGGAATCGATATGATATCCCAGTTGAGGAATTATCCCTCTGGCTAGATGCCTGCTGCTCTTAGCTGCGCTGCCAATTGTTCAGCTCGTTGCCGTTCCTGTTCAGCTCGTTGCCGTTCCTGGATGACCAACTCCGAACCCCACAGCAACAGTTCTCCTTGCTGATCCCACCAACTTGACACTCACCGCCCGCTTATGGACGGGGATTCTTTGATCAACGACCCGTCTTGCTCAACCAGACCGGAGTCAGGAAAAGTAGAGGACAGATCTCCCAAAGCGTTTGGATCTAGGATCCGAGTTCCTGTGTGCCCCACAGTACTCAAGGCTCTCGTTCTAATATTTAGTGCGGCATTGTGGTCTCTATCTAGTTCGCACCCACATTTGCAGGTATGGGTTCGAGTCGATAATGACTTTTTGACAACCTCACCACAACTGGAACAATTTTGACTGGTATAAGCAGGATTTACTGCGACAGTGATTCTGCCAAACTTAGTACCAAAATGCTCCAACCATTTTCTGAACTGATACCAACTCGCATCATTAATAGACTTAGCTAGACAATGATTTTTGACCATATTTCTGACCCTTAGATCTTCGTAGGCGACCAGGTCGTTAGACCGGATTACGCAACGCGCCAGTCTCTTGGCATGTTCTTCACGCTGCCTGCTTATTCTAAGGTGTTGTCTACCTAATCTATTGACGGCTTTTTTACGGTTGGATGAGCCTTTCTTTTTTCGGGAAACCCGACGTTGACAAAATTTTAAACGTTTTTCACTTTTCCTATAAAATCTGGGTAAGGGTTCAGAATGACCGTCGGAATCTGTATAAAATTCTTTCAGGCCGACATCCAATCCAATTGTCCTGCCAGTTGAATCTATATCTTCGCGTGCTACGACTGCAACACAGAACTGGACATAGTACCCGTCAGCTCGTCGAACTATCCTAACCCGATTAATTTGCTTCTTGTCAAAACGCCACAAGTCCCAGGTACCCTTGAGCTTAAGTTTTCCGATTCCTTTTTTGTCCGTGAACGTTATCGATTTTTTGTCAGGGGATAACTTCCATCCTGATTTCTTATACTCGACAGTTCTGCCACGCTTTTGAAACTTCGGAAAACCTTTCTTTCCAGGTATTTTTTTCTTGCAGTTATCATAGAACCGAGCAATCGATGACCATGCCCTTTCAGATGCAGCCTGACGGGCAGTAGAATTTAATTCATTAGCAAAAGGGAATTCTTTAGCAATAATCTTAGAATATTTGCTAAGGTCATTCTTCCCTGTTCCTTTGTTGTCCAACCATAAACGAATGCATCTATTTCGGATAAACTTAACTGTCCGGATCGCCTCATCTATGGCTGAATATTGGGACTTTTTGCCTTTGGCTTTAAATTCTAATATGATCATTGACCTTGACCTTGACCTTGACCTTAGGTCACGCTACGGGAACAGTCACGCTACGGGAACAGTCACGCTACGGGAACGGTCACGCTACGGGAACGAATCTCGACCTCTTTCGATATACCTTTATATTAACAGAGCAGATATAAAAGTGCCAAGCCTAGATCTAAAAAAAAAAGCCGTCCGTTAAAGTTACCGCTTCGATAGGGTCGCCTTTCTAGTTTTAGGGTTATGCGGTATAAGTTTTAAGGAAAGTTAGTAAGGCGACCCAATAAACAGGTTTCTATCCAGCGAAGGACGGGGCTTTAAACCCAAAATTTTTGGTAACTTTTCCCAGGTAACTTCGTAAGTAGCTGTGCTAGCTATCATAATTCCTTCCTCTCCGAGCCTGCTCTTATTATCATCAAAGAAGATGGGTCTGAAACCCCGTCCTTCTAGGACGGCTTTGTGCTAAGATAGAAACGACGCAATGACCTAAAAAGAAAAGGTGAGATTCCTGCTAGTGGGACGCTTTGGTTAAAAGGTGGTTCACCGAAATGGAGACCCGGTCAAAGACTCCAATCCCAGCCCTCTATAAGCAAATAGTCTTTAAAGTCACGGAAATCAAACACTTTAAAAGTAGACTCAATGACAATATGTTGTCGGAGAGAGTAGAGGCAATTGGCACCGCCAAGTGGACTGCCGATTTCTTGGTACTACGGTACGGGAAGTCGATGTGGTTGTTACGAGCAATGCCCTTTTGGGTAACTCCTCGCTTTGAATCCCCGCGCGTTCACGCCGGGGGAGTGTCAAAGTTAGGGAATTCCAGAGAACTGACGGGGTAACAGCTTACTTCACTCGACCCCGGAATCGGATAAACCCATAGGAATTGGGTGGCTCTCCTGGTGCAGTAGCTTGGGGCACATCTCCGACTTCCACCACTACTACTCCATTTTGGTTTACAGGTACATTACATCCTGCGGGCACTGAGGTTCCCGGTGAGTAATAGCGACCGCGATCGCTATCGGGGATATTAGTTAGATAGATGTTCGGATCAGCTAAACCACTGGTGGGTAAGGGATTGGTACTCTCGAACAAGGCAATCCCGACATCACTAGCTGGAAAACCAGCAGTTTGATTGAAGGCGTCGGCAATAAAAGTAGTTTCTGCCGGAACTCGGTCACAGATACGCAGGCTCTTGGCGTAATTGCTGCCATTGGAAAGGAAGTACACAGTATATTCCAACTCATCCCCTGGCATCACTGTTCCAGAGTTAATTAATCCCCGCAGATAGACATTGGGATTGGGCCAGTTAGGGTCATTATCCTCAGGAGCGCGATCGCTTCCGACATGATTCTCAGAACCAGGACTATCAATACCATCAACGAAAGGTGAGCCAGATGTGGGTAAAGATTCCCAAACATTACTGTCTTTGCGCTTAATAGCGGTAATACGTTTGACCAGTATCACGTTGGGGAGGCTTTCAACATCAAACCCAAAGTTAATGTCAGTAACAGCAGTAGTAGTCACCTCAATCGGTATATCATTAGAGGTTCCTAACATCAACCCATCCGGGATCTCAGTATCGTTGGTATCGACTTGCACAATGTATTTCCCTGGCTCTAAGCTGGTGAAGCTGTAATTCCCACTATTATCAGTATCAGTAGTGGCTTGTTGGGTATCACCAGCATCGATAACATCATTACTGTTAACGTCAAGGTATAGTACTACCCTAATGTTGGCAGGTAGGGTAGATTCACCATTGTCGAAAGTATCGTTTTGGGGATTGTCGTCTTGGTAAATAGTACCGGATACTTCACCAGTAGATGTAACAGGAAGGGCAATCATCCCCACATCGAGGTCTCGTTTGTCTTCCGATCCAGCCAGAGCAAAGACTTCGGTATATCCCGTACTCGGGTCAGCATCAGAATCAATCGTGTCATCATTGCCCACATTTTGGAAACCAATCTCATAGCCAGATGGGGCAATAAACTCTAAGAAATAGTTTCCTGCTGCTAAGCCAGAGAAGGAGTAGAAACCAGGATTCCCAGCCACATCGTTGGTAGTAACTGTAGTGGCAAGTAGACTATCATCTTCGCCACCCGGTTGACCATCGGCACCCGGGTTATAAACGTTCACCGTCACACCATTGAGACCCAATTCACCAAGGTTTTGGAGTCCATCACCATTATTATCAATCCAGACAAAATCACCTAAGATCGGCTGAGGTACTATCCCTGCATCTAGATCCTGGTTACTGTCTCCAGCCTGAAGGGTAATGTTAGCAGTTTGTCCAGTAGCATCAGCATCCGAGTCGAGAGTGTCATCACCCTGGTCTTGGGGAGAGAAGGCATGACTAGGAGGCGCAATGAACTTTACATAATACGTGCCTGGTGTCAAGTCCCGGAAGCGATAGAAACCGGGATTACCATTGGAGTCATCACTGGTTTGAGTTGAGTCGATCAGAGTGTTGGCAGTATCATAGAGTTCAACAGTTACGCCATTTACACCAACTTCACCCCCATCTTGAGTACCATTGTCATTGGTATCCAACCAAACAAAATCACCTAAGCTAGCGTTAGCCGGGTCTACAGAGGTTAGTCCAGCATCCAGATCACGGGTGTCTGTAGTCTGGTTTACACTAAAGACGTTTGTCTGTCCAGTATTGGGATCAGCATCGGAGTCAGCGGTCTCATCACCACCCTGGTCTTGAGCAGAGAGATTTAAGTTGGCTGAGGGAATGAATTTCAGGAAGTAATCTCCGGCTGGCACTTCAGAGAAAAGGTAAGCTCCATCATTACCGGTGCCATCAGGAGCAGTTAAGGTAAAACCATAGAAAGTATCGTCACTGGTACCAGGTTGACCATCACCCCCGTCTTCC
Coding sequences within it:
- a CDS encoding transposase, with protein sequence MIILEFKAKGKKSQYSAIDEAIRTVKFIRNRCIRLWLDNKGTGKNDLSKYSKIIAKEFPFANELNSTARQAASERAWSSIARFYDNCKKKIPGKKGFPKFQKRGRTVEYKKSGWKLSPDKKSITFTDKKGIGKLKLKGTWDLWRFDKKQINRVRIVRRADGYYVQFCVAVVAREDIDSTGRTIGLDVGLKEFYTDSDGHSEPLPRFYRKSEKRLKFCQRRVSRKKKGSSNRKKAVNRLGRQHLRISRQREEHAKRLARCVIRSNDLVAYEDLRVRNMVKNHCLAKSINDASWYQFRKWLEHFGTKFGRITVAVNPAYTSQNCSSCGEVVKKSLSTRTHTCKCGCELDRDHNAALNIRTRALSTVGHTGTRILDPNALGDLSSTFPDSGLVEQDGSLIKESPSISGR